One part of the Symphalangus syndactylus isolate Jambi chromosome 1, NHGRI_mSymSyn1-v2.1_pri, whole genome shotgun sequence genome encodes these proteins:
- the LOC129479637 gene encoding large ribosomal subunit protein uL30-like, with the protein MEGVEEKKKEVPAVPETLKKKRKNFAELKIKRLRKKFAQKMFRKARRKLIYEKAKHYHKEYRQMYRTEIRMARMARKAGNFYVPAEPKLAFVIRIRGINGVSPKVRKVLQLLHLRQIFNGTFVKLNKASINMLRIVEPYIAWGYPNLKSVNELIYKRGYGKINKKRIALTDNALNARSLGKYGIICMEDLIHEIYTVGKRFKEANNFLWPFKLSSPRGGMKKKTTHFVEGGDAGNREDQINRLIRRMN; encoded by the coding sequence ATGGAGGGtgtagaagagaagaagaaggaggttCCTGCTGTGCCAGAAACCCTTAAGAAAAAGCGAAAGAATTTCGCAGAGCTGAAGATCAAGCGCCTGAGAAAGAAATTTGCCCAAAAGATGTTTCGAAAGGCAAGGAGGAAGCTTATCTATGAAAAAGCAAAGCACTATCACAAGGAATATAGGCAAATGTACAGAACTGAAATTCGAATGGCGAGGATGGCAAGAAAAGCTGGCAACTTCTATGTACCTGCAGAACCCAAATTGGCGTTTGTCATCAGAATCAGAGGTATCAACGGCGTGAGCCCAAAGGTTCGAAAGGTGTTGCAGCTGCTTCACCTTCGTCAAATCTTCAATGGAACCTTTGTGAAGCTCAACAAGGCTTCGATTAACATGCTGAGGATTGTAGAGCCATATATTGCATGGGGGTACCCCAATCTGAAGTCAGTAAATGAACTAATCTACAAGCGTGGTTATGGCAAAATCAATAAGAAGCGAATTGCTTTGACAGATAACGCTTTGAATGCTCGATCTCTTGGTAAATACGGCATCATCTGCATGGAGGATCTGATTCATGAGATCTATACTGTTGGAAAACGCTTCAAAGAGGCAAATAACTTCCTGTGGCCCTTCAAATTGTCTTCTCCACGAGgtggaatgaagaaaaagacaacccattTTGTAGAAGGTGGAGATGCTGGCAACAGGGAGGACCAGATCAACAGGCTTATTAGAAGAATGAACTAA